A single window of Micrococcaceae bacterium Sec5.1 DNA harbors:
- the gluQRS gene encoding tRNA glutamyl-Q(34) synthetase GluQRS, whose product MTSAGRFAPSPSGELHVGNLRTAILAWLFAKSTGRDFLLRVEDLDRARSGAEAEQLRDLEAIGVSWDAAVVRQTERGALYEEAISRLTAEGRTYECFCTRREIQEAPSAPHSPQGAYPGTCRRLSEAEREIRRASRPASIRLRSDAAEWAVEDQLHGRYVGAVDDFVLRRNDGVTAYNLAVVVDDAAQGIDQVVRGDDLLPSTPRQVYLATLLGLPVPEYAHVPLVVNYDGVRLAKRDGAVTLGDLAAVGVSAERVRDLLLESLGLPAGSLEDAVPEFDPRRLPREPLVWKTPRA is encoded by the coding sequence ATGACGTCTGCAGGCCGCTTCGCGCCGAGCCCTTCCGGCGAACTGCATGTAGGCAATCTCCGCACGGCGATCCTCGCTTGGCTCTTCGCTAAATCGACTGGCCGCGACTTCCTGCTGCGTGTTGAGGACCTGGACCGGGCGCGGTCCGGCGCGGAAGCGGAGCAGCTCCGCGACCTGGAGGCCATCGGCGTCAGCTGGGACGCCGCCGTCGTACGTCAGACTGAACGCGGAGCGCTGTATGAGGAAGCGATCAGCCGCCTGACTGCCGAGGGCCGCACCTACGAGTGCTTCTGCACCCGCCGCGAAATCCAGGAAGCGCCCTCGGCGCCGCACTCTCCACAAGGCGCGTATCCGGGTACGTGCCGCAGGCTGTCCGAGGCCGAGCGCGAGATCCGCCGGGCGTCGCGTCCGGCATCGATCCGCCTCCGATCGGACGCCGCTGAGTGGGCTGTTGAGGACCAGTTGCACGGCCGCTACGTGGGTGCGGTGGACGACTTTGTGCTGCGGCGCAACGATGGCGTCACGGCCTACAACCTGGCCGTTGTAGTAGACGATGCCGCCCAAGGAATCGACCAAGTGGTCAGGGGCGACGACCTCCTTCCGTCCACTCCTCGGCAGGTGTACTTGGCCACCCTGTTGGGCTTGCCAGTCCCGGAATATGCCCACGTTCCGCTGGTGGTAAACTACGACGGCGTGAGGCTGGCAAAGCGGGACGGTGCAGTGACGCTGGGCGACCTCGCCGCCGTCGGAGTTTCAGCGGAGCGTGTACGCGACCTCCTCCTTGAGTCGTTGGGATTACCCGCCGGTTCCTTGGAGGATGCCGTGCCGGAGTTCGACCCCCGAAGGCTGCCGAGGGAGCCCTTGGTGTGGAAAACTCCCAGAGCTTGA
- a CDS encoding Lrp/AsnC family transcriptional regulator yields the protein MQELDTTDRRIIAALDEDPRVPIMVLAQKLHLARGTVQSRLERMTASGALRPNSSRVLPSALGRGVAAAVSAELDQSHLNEAIAALREIPEVLECHAPAGDTDLIIRVVAKSPDDLYRVSEEIRLCPGIVRTSTSMFLREVIPYRTTGLLKE from the coding sequence TTGCAGGAACTCGACACGACGGACCGCAGGATCATCGCCGCCCTTGATGAGGATCCCCGCGTTCCCATCATGGTCCTTGCCCAGAAACTGCACCTGGCGCGCGGCACGGTCCAGTCGCGCCTGGAGCGGATGACGGCGTCGGGAGCATTGCGCCCCAACAGCAGCCGCGTGCTGCCCTCGGCACTTGGGCGAGGTGTGGCCGCTGCTGTGAGCGCCGAACTCGACCAAAGCCACCTCAATGAAGCCATCGCCGCGCTCCGGGAGATCCCTGAGGTGCTCGAATGCCACGCCCCTGCCGGCGATACCGACCTCATCATCAGGGTGGTAGCCAAGAGCCCGGATGACCTCTACCGGGTCTCCGAGGAAATCAGACTGTGCCCGGGAATCGTGCGTACGTCCACCAGCATGTTCCTACGCGAAGTGATTCCCTACCGGACTACCGGGCTGCTGAAGGAATAG
- a CDS encoding Lrp/AsnC family transcriptional regulator: MIDHIDRSILRHLQEDGRMTATALASKVGLTVAPCHRRLRDLESSGVIRGYRADVDPAAVGLGFEAIVFVTLRQVERTIMAEFEERVTASPNIVEAQRLFGSPDYLLKVIAADLPAYQRFYDDELAALPAVERLTSTLVMKNLKTNIGPPV; encoded by the coding sequence GTGATTGACCATATTGATAGAAGTATTTTGCGCCACCTCCAGGAAGACGGTCGAATGACCGCTACTGCCTTGGCATCGAAGGTGGGATTGACGGTGGCTCCGTGCCATCGAAGACTCCGGGATCTGGAGTCTTCAGGCGTAATCCGGGGCTATCGCGCGGACGTCGATCCAGCTGCCGTAGGACTCGGATTCGAGGCAATCGTATTCGTCACCCTTCGACAGGTGGAGCGCACCATCATGGCGGAGTTCGAGGAACGTGTGACCGCAAGCCCGAACATCGTTGAGGCGCAGCGGCTGTTCGGCTCTCCCGACTATTTGTTGAAGGTCATCGCGGCTGACCTACCTGCCTATCAGCGCTTCTATGACGACGAACTGGCGGCCCTGCCGGCGGTCGAACGTCTCACTTCCACGTTGGTGATGAAGAACCTGAAGACCAACATTGGGCCGCCGGTCTGA
- a CDS encoding LysE family translocator — MNPQLFLAFMLVAVSLACTPGVDWAYSISAGLRQRSFVPAVAGLCSGYVIHTGLMTAGLAALLAGVPGLLGWLTIAGAAYLLWLGFVTIRSWRGASFSAEGAVVQSGNQLRTFFQGMGTSGINPKGLLFFVALVPQFVSPEAALPVAVQSGLLGLTFVILAGLVYTGVALTSRKLLASRPGAARVVTLASGIIMVGLGAVLLTEQILPVVVRG, encoded by the coding sequence GTGAACCCACAGCTGTTCCTCGCCTTCATGCTCGTCGCAGTCTCGTTGGCCTGCACACCCGGCGTGGATTGGGCGTATTCGATTTCGGCCGGACTTCGTCAGCGCAGCTTCGTGCCTGCTGTCGCGGGATTGTGCAGCGGCTATGTGATTCACACCGGGCTGATGACGGCAGGACTGGCAGCCTTGTTGGCGGGAGTCCCGGGCCTGCTTGGCTGGCTCACGATTGCCGGCGCCGCCTACCTGTTGTGGCTCGGCTTCGTAACCATCCGCTCATGGCGAGGGGCCAGCTTTAGTGCGGAAGGCGCCGTCGTGCAGTCCGGAAACCAACTCCGTACGTTCTTCCAAGGCATGGGCACCAGCGGCATCAACCCCAAAGGCCTGCTGTTCTTTGTGGCTCTGGTACCTCAGTTCGTCAGCCCCGAGGCCGCGCTGCCTGTCGCTGTTCAGTCCGGGTTGCTGGGGCTAACATTCGTGATCCTCGCCGGCCTGGTGTACACCGGGGTGGCGTTGACCTCGCGGAAGCTGCTCGCTTCACGTCCGGGCGCCGCGCGCGTGGTGACGCTGGCCAGCGGGATCATCATGGTTGGGCTGGGAGCAGTGCTGTTGACAGAGCAAATCCTTCCTGTCGTCGTGCGGGGCTAA
- a CDS encoding SRPBCC family protein produces the protein MSNPTAITADDGVPFVDTVREFDAPVSAVFKAHVDPDLLAKWLGPRDAKLNVTEYNATTGGSWHYESGHEDAMYGFRGVFHTVDTDELIIMTFEFDGAPGQVGISTTRFEEIDGRTRIVVREVYPSVEARDMALATGMNYGVIEGYERLDEILAA, from the coding sequence ATGAGCAATCCAACGGCGATTACTGCTGATGACGGCGTTCCGTTCGTAGATACCGTCCGCGAGTTCGATGCACCGGTCAGCGCAGTGTTCAAGGCGCACGTGGACCCCGATCTCCTGGCCAAGTGGCTGGGTCCGCGGGACGCGAAACTGAACGTCACCGAATACAACGCCACCACCGGCGGCAGCTGGCACTACGAAAGTGGCCACGAGGACGCAATGTATGGATTCCGTGGGGTCTTCCACACAGTAGACACCGACGAGCTGATCATCATGACCTTCGAATTCGACGGCGCACCGGGGCAGGTGGGCATCAGCACCACCAGGTTCGAGGAAATCGACGGGCGCACCAGAATCGTCGTCCGCGAGGTCTACCCTTCGGTGGAAGCGCGTGACATGGCGCTAGCCACAGGCATGAATTATGGCGTAATCGAAGGCTACGAGCGACTTGACGAGATTCTTGCCGCTTAG
- a CDS encoding metalloregulator ArsR/SmtB family transcription factor, whose protein sequence is MDPDALDKAFMALADPVRRGIVARLARGEATVNELAEPFAITKQAVSKHIQVLEHAGLVTRSRDAQRRPVHLDAAALEELTAWIDQYRLIAERRYRLLDELLIESGPGVPQGSQQKEEEELK, encoded by the coding sequence ATGGATCCAGACGCTCTGGACAAGGCGTTCATGGCCCTTGCTGATCCCGTCAGACGGGGAATCGTTGCCCGGCTGGCACGGGGAGAGGCAACGGTCAACGAACTGGCAGAGCCCTTCGCGATCACCAAGCAGGCCGTTTCAAAACACATCCAAGTCCTGGAGCATGCAGGGTTGGTGACCCGCTCCCGCGACGCCCAACGCAGGCCAGTGCACCTGGACGCAGCCGCCCTCGAAGAGCTGACGGCATGGATAGACCAATATCGACTGATCGCCGAGCGTCGCTACCGGCTACTCGACGAGCTCCTGATCGAATCCGGCCCCGGGGTCCCCCAGGGGTCACAACAAAAAGAAGAAGAGGAATTGAAATGA
- a CDS encoding DUF4383 domain-containing protein, which translates to MTTASHPTEHHHAMGLSLHNTAMGVGIVFLLVGVLGFIPGITTNYGAMTFAGHESGAMLLGVFQVSILHNIVHLLFGVAGLAMARTGRMARLFLIGGGAVYLVLWIYGLIINQETGANFVPFNTADNWLHFVLGVAMIGLGAWLGRDAMDETTTARRRM; encoded by the coding sequence ATGACCACCGCTTCGCACCCCACCGAACACCATCATGCGATGGGGTTGTCGCTTCACAACACCGCCATGGGCGTTGGCATTGTTTTTCTGCTGGTAGGCGTCCTGGGCTTTATCCCGGGTATCACCACCAATTACGGCGCCATGACCTTCGCGGGACATGAATCCGGCGCCATGCTGCTTGGAGTGTTCCAAGTATCCATTCTCCACAACATCGTCCACCTGCTGTTTGGCGTGGCCGGTTTGGCCATGGCCAGGACAGGACGCATGGCTCGCCTCTTCCTCATTGGTGGCGGCGCCGTATATCTCGTTCTTTGGATCTACGGCCTGATCATCAACCAGGAAACGGGCGCCAACTTTGTTCCGTTCAACACCGCTGACAACTGGCTGCACTTTGTTCTTGGCGTGGCCATGATCGGTCTGGGTGCTTGGCTGGGCAGGGATGCCATGGACGAGACAACGACGGCACGGCGGAGGATGTAA
- a CDS encoding response regulator transcription factor, with amino-acid sequence MADSSALITVALVDDQPLFRAGIRMLVESQPDMTLAWEASDGKQAVECAAEQPPDVILMDLRMPEMDGVTATRLIIELAQQRGSYQPKIIALTTFNRDHAVVEAVQAGASGYLLKSAEPEFLLAAIRTVHSGYSVIAPGSVHDLFQHAARTVQVAGPNLSVLEPLSARERDVFLLAAKGLGNGEMAESLFVSEATVKSHLRSVLTKLGVRTRLQLVAFAYENRLLG; translated from the coding sequence GTGGCTGACTCGTCCGCACTTATTACCGTCGCCTTGGTGGACGACCAACCCCTCTTTCGCGCTGGAATCCGAATGCTGGTGGAGAGCCAACCCGACATGACGTTGGCTTGGGAAGCGTCTGATGGCAAACAAGCCGTGGAATGCGCAGCCGAACAGCCGCCGGACGTCATCCTCATGGATCTGCGGATGCCGGAAATGGACGGCGTCACCGCAACCCGCCTGATCATCGAGTTGGCGCAGCAGCGGGGATCCTACCAACCCAAGATCATTGCGTTGACCACCTTTAACCGTGATCACGCTGTCGTGGAGGCCGTTCAGGCAGGCGCAAGTGGGTACCTGCTCAAGAGCGCTGAGCCGGAGTTTCTGTTGGCCGCCATTCGCACAGTCCATTCCGGCTATTCCGTGATCGCTCCCGGCTCTGTCCACGATCTCTTCCAGCATGCCGCCCGGACGGTGCAGGTTGCGGGCCCCAATCTCTCTGTTTTGGAACCATTATCGGCTCGGGAGAGGGATGTTTTCCTGCTCGCGGCAAAGGGTTTGGGCAATGGCGAGATGGCGGAGAGCTTGTTTGTCTCCGAAGCTACTGTGAAGAGCCATCTGCGAAGCGTGCTGACGAAGCTTGGCGTCCGGACGCGTCTCCAGTTAGTGGCGTTCGCCTATGAAAACAGGTTGCTCGGCTAA